Proteins from a genomic interval of Polaribacter sejongensis:
- a CDS encoding GH3 family domain-containing protein produces the protein MAILGNIIKGIINLTDTLSSETNHIEAQKEVLQNLLETAKETQFGEAYNFESILLSDDLQTSFANKVPFFDYNSLNNKWWYKIHNGEENVTWTGSPSYFALSSGTTGKTSKRIPVTDEMIAAIKSSGIKQVTSLNNFDLPVDFFEKDIMMLGSSTDLDEKDDHFEGEISGISASNIPFWFKGYYKPGEEIAKIEDWDERVQHIAENAKSWDIGALSGIPSWIELMMQKVIDFHHLENIHEIWPNLQVYTSGGVAFGPYEKSFKALLGKPVTVIDTYLASEGYIATQVRPETDAMQLNTENGIYFEFVPMNPDYINEDGSIKQNAPSLTLEQVETDTDYILIISTVSGAWRYLIGDTIKFTDVEKAEIKITGRTKFFLNTVGSQLSVNKMDDAIKHIEEKFSTTITEYTICAKRFEDGEFYHSWYLGSDLKGDNDKIATALDDFLKEANNNYKVARSKALKGVKVAVIPVETFHNWNDNNKKKGGQVKMERVMKEEKFADWEKFVQKA, from the coding sequence ATGGCAATCTTAGGAAATATTATAAAAGGAATTATCAATTTAACTGATACACTTTCATCAGAAACAAATCACATCGAAGCTCAAAAAGAAGTTTTACAAAACTTACTTGAAACAGCCAAAGAAACTCAATTTGGTGAAGCTTATAATTTTGAATCCATTCTATTAAGTGATGATTTACAAACCTCCTTTGCTAATAAAGTTCCTTTTTTCGATTATAATTCACTGAACAACAAATGGTGGTACAAAATCCATAATGGAGAAGAAAATGTAACTTGGACTGGTAGTCCGTCTTATTTTGCTTTAAGTTCTGGTACCACCGGAAAAACGAGTAAAAGAATTCCGGTTACAGATGAAATGATTGCTGCTATAAAAAGTTCTGGAATCAAACAAGTTACTTCTTTAAACAACTTTGATTTACCTGTAGATTTCTTCGAGAAAGACATTATGATGTTAGGAAGCTCTACGGATTTAGATGAGAAAGACGATCACTTTGAAGGAGAAATAAGTGGAATTAGTGCTAGTAATATTCCTTTTTGGTTTAAAGGTTATTACAAACCCGGAGAAGAAATTGCCAAGATTGAAGATTGGGACGAGCGCGTACAACATATTGCAGAAAATGCTAAATCATGGGATATTGGTGCTTTAAGCGGAATACCTTCTTGGATAGAGTTAATGATGCAGAAAGTGATTGATTTTCATCATTTAGAAAACATTCATGAAATTTGGCCAAATCTTCAAGTGTACACTTCTGGTGGAGTTGCTTTTGGTCCTTATGAAAAAAGCTTTAAAGCCTTATTAGGAAAACCCGTTACGGTTATAGACACTTATTTGGCTTCCGAAGGATACATCGCTACACAAGTAAGACCAGAAACCGATGCAATGCAGTTAAATACCGAGAATGGTATTTATTTTGAATTTGTTCCTATGAATCCTGATTATATAAATGAGGATGGATCTATCAAACAAAACGCACCTTCTTTAACTTTAGAGCAAGTTGAAACAGACACCGATTATATTTTAATTATAAGTACCGTAAGTGGTGCTTGGCGTTATTTAATAGGTGATACCATTAAATTTACAGATGTAGAAAAGGCTGAAATTAAGATTACAGGACGTACTAAATTCTTCTTAAATACTGTTGGATCTCAATTATCCGTTAATAAAATGGATGATGCTATTAAGCATATAGAAGAAAAATTCTCTACAACTATCACAGAGTATACCATTTGTGCAAAACGATTCGAAGATGGTGAATTTTATCATTCTTGGTATTTAGGTTCCGATTTAAAAGGTGACAATGATAAAATTGCAACTGCTTTAGATGATTTTCTAAAAGAAGCAAATAATAATTATAAAGTTGCAAGAAGCAAAGCATTAAAAGGTGTTAAGGTTGCCGTAATTCCTGTTGAAACATTTCATAATTGGAATGATAATAACAAGAAAAAAGGTGGACAAGTAAAAATGGAACGTGTAATGAAAGAAGAAAAATTTGCCGACTGGGAAAAATTTGTTCAAAAAGCATAA
- a CDS encoding acetolactate synthase large subunit, with protein MKTSDIIIKSLENEGVEYIFGLPGEENLDLLESIRKSDKIKLILTRHEQGAGFMAATYGRLTGKPGVCMSTLGPGATNLMTPAAYAQLGAMPMVMLTGQKPIKESKQGKFQIVDILEMMQPLTKFSKQITYGKNASAIIREAFRVSQEERPGAVHIEIPEDVCKEIVENPQCFNVNSAKIPSANTSSILEAKEMILSAKKPLLLIGAGANRKRASEALTNFVDQLGIPFFNTQMGKGIIDERNPLYLGTAALSSNDFLHEAIEAADLIINVGHDTIEKPPFVMNADEKRKVIHINFFAAEVHEVYFPQLNVIGDIATSIHQLTKKLASNAKKWNLDFFLKVKDNVLCHLSKYKDDNRFPMLPQRLVEITRNVLPEDGIVTLDNGIYKIWFARNYPAYAQNTLLLDNALATMGAGFPSAIMAKELYPHKKVVSVNGDGGFMMNSQELETAVRMDLDLVIIILNDNAYGMIEWKQEGEGFPKFGLEYKNPDFVKYAESFGAIGHRPSSVSEFEETLTKTLNLKGVHVIDLAVDYSLNHEILNVLLSENSKK; from the coding sequence ATGAAAACTTCAGATATCATCATAAAATCTTTAGAGAATGAAGGCGTAGAATATATTTTTGGCTTACCTGGTGAAGAAAATTTAGACCTTCTAGAATCCATCAGAAAATCTGATAAAATAAAATTAATACTTACCAGACACGAACAAGGAGCTGGCTTTATGGCAGCAACTTATGGCAGACTTACAGGAAAACCTGGAGTTTGCATGTCTACATTAGGCCCCGGAGCAACCAATTTAATGACGCCTGCAGCTTACGCACAATTGGGCGCAATGCCAATGGTAATGCTTACCGGGCAAAAACCAATAAAAGAAAGCAAACAAGGTAAGTTTCAAATTGTAGACATTTTAGAGATGATGCAACCACTTACAAAGTTTTCTAAACAAATAACCTATGGTAAAAATGCAAGTGCAATTATTAGAGAAGCATTTAGAGTTTCTCAAGAAGAAAGACCAGGTGCTGTACATATAGAAATTCCGGAAGATGTTTGTAAAGAAATCGTTGAGAATCCGCAATGTTTTAATGTGAATAGCGCTAAAATTCCATCAGCAAATACAAGTTCCATCTTAGAAGCAAAAGAGATGATTCTTTCAGCAAAAAAACCTTTATTATTAATTGGTGCTGGTGCTAATAGAAAAAGAGCCAGTGAAGCTTTAACTAATTTTGTAGATCAATTAGGAATTCCTTTTTTTAATACACAAATGGGAAAAGGAATTATTGACGAAAGGAATCCGCTTTATTTAGGAACTGCCGCATTATCTTCAAACGATTTTTTACATGAAGCCATAGAAGCAGCAGATTTAATTATAAATGTTGGTCATGATACGATTGAAAAACCTCCGTTTGTTATGAATGCTGATGAAAAAAGAAAAGTGATTCATATTAACTTTTTTGCTGCAGAAGTTCACGAGGTTTATTTCCCTCAATTAAATGTAATTGGAGATATTGCTACAAGTATTCATCAATTAACAAAAAAGTTAGCATCGAATGCAAAAAAATGGAATCTTGACTTTTTTCTAAAAGTGAAAGACAATGTATTGTGCCATCTCTCTAAATACAAAGATGACAATCGCTTCCCAATGCTACCGCAACGTTTGGTAGAAATTACAAGAAACGTTTTACCCGAAGACGGAATTGTAACTTTAGACAACGGAATTTATAAAATATGGTTTGCTAGAAACTATCCTGCTTATGCTCAAAACACTTTACTTTTAGACAACGCTTTGGCAACAATGGGTGCAGGTTTTCCTTCAGCAATTATGGCAAAAGAATTATATCCTCACAAAAAAGTTGTTTCTGTAAATGGTGATGGTGGTTTTATGATGAATTCTCAGGAATTAGAAACTGCTGTTCGAATGGATTTAGATTTGGTTATTATTATTTTGAATGATAACGCATACGGAATGATTGAATGGAAACAAGAAGGAGAAGGATTCCCTAAATTTGGACTAGAATATAAAAACCCAGATTTTGTAAAATATGCAGAAAGTTTTGGAGCTATTGGACACAGACCTTCATCAGTATCTGAGTTCGAAGAAACCTTAACAAAAACATTAAATTTAAAAGGAGTACATGTAATTGATTTAGCCGTAGATTATTCATTAAATCATGAAATATTAAATGTATTACTAAGTGAAAATTCTAAAAAATAA
- a CDS encoding NAD-dependent succinate-semialdehyde dehydrogenase — MKTITTINPATEEEITTYNRISEKTTKEKVAKANEAYKSWKKTSLEERSKLMHKLADIFDNNKEKYAQLATQEMGKVIEQSRKEIEKCALICRYYADNITELLADKIVETEASKSYVTFQPLGVTLAIMPWNFPFYQVVRFAAPAVMTGNTGVLKHASNVQGCAFALEEAFSEAGFPEGVFTNLNVASDAIEAIIEDKNIVAVTLTGSEPAGRAVAKTAGENLKKTVLELGGSDAYIVLEDVDLEKATDMATFGRLQNNGQTCIAAKRFIVLEEIYDDFLKLFTKKMKAAKMGAPTDEDVYYGPLARIDLRNEIHEQVEKTVQQGGKLILGGKIPDRKGAYYPATILANLKPGMTAFDEELFGPVASVIKAKNEEEAIELANNSSFGLGSGVLTGNSKRGEKIALQLEAGNSFVNKLVTSDPRLPFGGIKNSGYGRELSSYGIREFVNTKSIWID, encoded by the coding sequence ATGAAAACAATCACCACTATAAATCCTGCCACAGAGGAAGAAATTACAACTTATAACAGAATTTCAGAAAAAACAACAAAAGAAAAAGTAGCAAAAGCAAATGAGGCTTATAAATCTTGGAAAAAAACAAGTTTAGAAGAACGCTCTAAGTTGATGCACAAACTTGCTGATATCTTTGACAATAACAAAGAGAAATACGCACAATTAGCCACCCAAGAAATGGGAAAAGTAATTGAACAATCTCGTAAAGAAATAGAAAAATGTGCTTTAATATGTAGATATTATGCAGATAACATCACAGAATTATTAGCCGATAAAATAGTAGAAACAGAAGCAAGTAAAAGTTATGTAACATTTCAGCCCTTAGGAGTTACTTTGGCCATAATGCCATGGAATTTCCCTTTTTACCAAGTAGTTCGTTTTGCTGCTCCAGCAGTAATGACAGGGAACACTGGAGTTTTAAAACACGCGTCTAACGTACAAGGTTGTGCATTTGCTTTAGAAGAGGCGTTTTCAGAAGCAGGTTTCCCAGAAGGAGTTTTTACAAACTTAAATGTGGCATCAGATGCTATAGAAGCAATTATTGAAGATAAAAACATTGTTGCAGTAACCTTAACAGGAAGTGAACCCGCAGGACGTGCTGTTGCTAAAACTGCAGGAGAAAATTTAAAAAAGACCGTTTTAGAATTAGGTGGAAGTGATGCTTACATTGTTTTAGAAGACGTGGATTTAGAGAAGGCGACCGACATGGCTACTTTTGGACGATTACAAAATAACGGACAAACCTGTATTGCTGCAAAGCGTTTTATTGTTTTAGAAGAAATTTATGACGATTTCTTAAAACTATTCACTAAAAAAATGAAAGCCGCAAAAATGGGAGCTCCTACAGACGAAGATGTTTATTACGGACCTTTGGCACGTATAGATTTAAGGAACGAAATTCATGAACAGGTAGAAAAAACAGTTCAACAAGGTGGAAAGTTAATTTTGGGTGGAAAAATTCCTGATAGAAAAGGAGCTTATTATCCTGCCACAATTTTAGCCAATCTAAAACCTGGCATGACGGCTTTTGATGAAGAACTTTTTGGGCCAGTAGCTTCTGTTATCAAAGCAAAAAATGAAGAGGAAGCAATTGAACTTGCAAATAATTCATCTTTTGGTTTGGGTTCTGGTGTACTTACGGGTAATTCTAAAAGAGGAGAAAAAATTGCTTTGCAATTAGAGGCAGGAAACAGTTTTGTAAATAAACTAGTCACCTCAGACCCAAGATTGCCTTTTGGTGGTATTAAAAATAGTGGTTATGGTAGGGAGCTTTCTAGCTACGGAATTAGAGAATTTGTAAATACAAAGTCTATTTGGATAGATTAA
- the ccsA gene encoding cytochrome c biogenesis protein CcsA, protein MKKIISILYSTRLMAVLFILFAVAMGVATFIENDFGTQTSKALVYNTWWFELIMLLFVINFFGNIFRYRLYKKEKWAVLMFHLSFLLILIGAGVTRYIGYEGIMLIKEGESTNKFLSETTYLNAIVDNNKVQKPEINKPMLLSAWGKNSWSYSDHFKTEDTEQDFSFELVEYIPWAERKLVEDENGVEHLFFVESSEGGRHEHWIQKGTIQNIHGVLVGYNAEGDNASINFMEEDGNLKMVSKDDGDWFRMADQKKGNIVKDSVQNFQYLTLHNVSGLQFVIPRPSEKGIMKTTSGPKDDKKLDVVVVDITSNGQTERVELTGGKFNSQGSKEVTVGGLNFRVLYGAKILETPFLVKLNDFQLEKYPGSESAASYASEVTVIDGDESFDYRIFMNHILDHKGYKFFQSSYDLSGPVEETHLSVNHDFLGTFITYLGYSFLYTGLICILFAKHTRFSHLKESLKKIRKKKATLSIVATLLLSSFSFAQETPHAPHEPNQITNQQIDSLLQANIVDIKHAESFNKLVIQDAGGRMKPAHTFSSELVRKVSKEETFKGMQPSQVLLSIIENPRLWFEVPIIYLEKGNSKIREVLSLPVTATHARLSDFITPTGAYKIKDDVAEAQKKNIKNKYENDLIKIDKRVGLLYSAIGGGILRIYPIPNDDNNTWVSQPETSTAGFKATDSVFVRQSLPVYIQLLQEAKKSNDYTKADQILDGIKKFQKKFGSEVYPSQNRIDLEITYNKWEIFTKTSVLYMILGLLLIFIEILKIFYYKSKVLGYIVKGLIALTILSFLFHTFGLASRWYISGNAPWSNAYESIIYVAWATMLFGLFLGKKSTLTIGATTFLAAIILFFAHQNWLDPAIANLQPVLNSWWLMVHVSIIVASYGPFSLAMILGIVSLILIVFTTEKNKKRMDLNIKELTIINEMAISVGLVMLTIGNFLGGMWANESWGRYWGWDPKETWALISIMVYAFVLHMRLIPGLRSRLAFSFASAFSYLAIMMTYFGVNFYLSGLHSYASGDKAVTPREAYIYIGALVLLTVLASFKYKKYFKK, encoded by the coding sequence ATGAAAAAAATTATTAGTATTCTCTACTCGACTCGTTTAATGGCCGTTTTATTTATCCTTTTTGCGGTTGCAATGGGAGTTGCAACATTTATAGAAAACGATTTTGGCACACAAACCTCTAAAGCACTCGTTTATAACACCTGGTGGTTTGAACTAATTATGCTGTTATTTGTTATTAATTTCTTTGGTAACATTTTTAGATACAGATTGTATAAAAAAGAAAAATGGGCCGTTTTAATGTTTCATTTATCCTTTTTATTAATTCTTATTGGTGCAGGCGTAACTCGTTATATTGGTTACGAAGGTATAATGTTGATTAAAGAAGGTGAATCTACCAATAAATTTTTATCTGAGACTACTTACTTAAACGCAATTGTAGATAATAATAAGGTACAGAAGCCAGAAATAAACAAACCAATGCTGTTATCTGCTTGGGGTAAAAACTCTTGGTCTTACTCAGATCATTTTAAAACCGAAGACACAGAACAAGATTTTAGTTTTGAGCTTGTTGAATATATTCCTTGGGCTGAAAGAAAATTAGTTGAAGATGAAAATGGAGTTGAACATTTGTTTTTTGTAGAATCTTCTGAAGGTGGTCGTCATGAACATTGGATTCAAAAAGGGACGATTCAAAATATTCATGGCGTTTTAGTTGGCTATAATGCTGAGGGAGATAATGCTTCTATCAACTTTATGGAAGAAGATGGAAACTTAAAAATGGTTTCTAAAGATGATGGTGATTGGTTTAGAATGGCAGACCAGAAAAAGGGTAATATTGTAAAAGACTCTGTTCAAAACTTTCAATATTTAACATTACACAATGTTTCTGGATTGCAATTTGTAATTCCAAGACCTTCAGAAAAGGGTATAATGAAAACGACTAGTGGTCCAAAAGACGATAAAAAATTAGATGTTGTTGTTGTTGATATTACAAGTAATGGCCAAACAGAAAGAGTAGAATTAACGGGAGGTAAATTTAACTCTCAAGGTTCTAAAGAAGTTACTGTTGGAGGACTAAATTTTAGAGTATTATATGGTGCAAAAATTTTAGAAACACCCTTTTTAGTGAAATTAAATGACTTTCAATTAGAAAAATACCCAGGATCTGAAAGTGCTGCATCTTACGCTAGTGAAGTAACCGTAATAGATGGAGATGAATCTTTTGATTATAGAATATTTATGAATCACATTTTAGACCACAAAGGCTATAAATTCTTCCAATCTAGTTACGACTTATCTGGACCAGTAGAGGAGACACATCTTTCTGTAAATCATGATTTTTTAGGAACATTTATTACTTACTTAGGTTATTCTTTCTTATACACAGGTTTAATCTGTATTCTATTCGCAAAACACACGAGATTTAGTCACCTAAAAGAATCTTTAAAGAAAATCAGAAAGAAAAAGGCTACCCTATCTATTGTAGCAACATTACTACTTTCTAGTTTTAGTTTTGCTCAAGAAACACCACACGCTCCGCATGAACCGAATCAAATTACAAACCAACAAATAGACTCTCTATTACAAGCTAATATAGTTGATATTAAACATGCCGAGAGTTTTAATAAATTGGTTATTCAAGATGCTGGAGGTAGAATGAAGCCGGCACATACTTTTTCTTCTGAATTGGTTAGAAAAGTAAGTAAAGAAGAAACTTTTAAAGGAATGCAACCTAGTCAGGTTTTACTATCTATTATAGAAAACCCAAGACTTTGGTTTGAAGTGCCTATTATATATTTAGAAAAAGGAAATTCAAAAATTAGAGAGGTTTTAAGTTTACCCGTAACCGCTACACACGCTCGTTTATCAGATTTTATTACTCCAACTGGAGCTTATAAAATAAAAGATGATGTAGCAGAAGCACAAAAGAAAAATATAAAAAATAAATATGAAAACGATTTAATTAAAATTGATAAACGTGTAGGTTTATTATACAGTGCTATTGGAGGTGGAATTTTACGTATTTACCCAATACCTAATGATGATAATAATACTTGGGTTTCTCAACCAGAAACTTCAACTGCAGGCTTTAAAGCTACAGACTCGGTATTTGTTAGACAATCGTTACCTGTTTATATTCAACTTTTACAAGAGGCTAAAAAATCTAATGATTACACTAAAGCAGATCAAATCTTAGATGGTATTAAGAAGTTTCAGAAGAAATTTGGATCAGAAGTATACCCTTCACAAAATAGAATTGACTTAGAAATCACTTATAATAAATGGGAAATTTTCACAAAAACTTCTGTATTATATATGATTTTAGGATTGTTATTAATATTTATTGAGATATTAAAAATATTCTATTATAAATCTAAAGTACTAGGTTATATTGTTAAAGGACTTATTGCATTAACAATTTTAAGCTTCCTATTTCATACGTTTGGATTAGCCTCTAGATGGTATATAAGTGGAAATGCACCTTGGAGTAATGCTTATGAATCTATTATTTATGTTGCTTGGGCAACCATGTTATTTGGGTTGTTTTTAGGAAAAAAATCGACTTTAACCATTGGTGCAACTACTTTTTTAGCAGCTATTATTCTGTTTTTTGCACATCAAAACTGGTTAGATCCTGCAATTGCTAACTTACAACCTGTTTTAAATTCTTGGTGGTTAATGGTGCACGTGTCTATTATTGTAGCTAGTTATGGTCCTTTCTCTTTAGCAATGATTTTAGGTATTGTTTCTTTAATTCTTATTGTTTTTACTACCGAGAAAAACAAGAAAAGAATGGATCTTAATATTAAAGAGTTAACTATTATTAATGAAATGGCCATTAGTGTTGGTTTGGTTATGTTAACTATTGGTAACTTTTTAGGAGGTATGTGGGCCAACGAAAGCTGGGGACGTTATTGGGGTTGGGATCCAAAGGAAACTTGGGCTCTAATTTCTATCATGGTATATGCTTTTGTTCTACACATGCGTTTAATACCTGGTTTACGTAGTCGATTAGCGTTTAGTTTTGCTTCTGCTTTTTCTTATTTAGCCATAATGATGACCTATTTTGGAGTGAACTTCTATTTATCTGGTTTGCATTCTTATGCAAGTGGAGACAAGGCTGTAACACCTAGAGAGGCTTATATTTATATTGGTGCATTAGTTTTACTTACAGTTTTAGCATCCTTTAAATACAAGAAATACTTTAAAAAGTAA
- a CDS encoding DUF2892 domain-containing protein: protein MFHKNIKLILAGLITAFAVYQFTLGNIMNGISILLLAGIFVLFYFKNEFILLAFLQLRKQNFEGTKKWLGYIKNPEAALIVKQQGYFNYLHGIILSQTNITQAEKFLRKAVKIGLPMDHDLAMAKLQLAGIAMTKRRKREATNLMAEAKKLDKHGMLKDQMKMMKDQMKKI, encoded by the coding sequence ATGTTTCATAAAAATATAAAATTAATTTTAGCTGGTTTAATAACAGCTTTCGCGGTGTATCAATTTACCTTAGGTAATATAATGAACGGAATTTCGATCTTACTTTTGGCAGGGATTTTTGTATTATTCTATTTTAAAAACGAATTTATTTTACTTGCTTTTTTACAATTACGTAAGCAAAATTTTGAAGGAACTAAAAAATGGTTAGGATATATTAAAAACCCAGAAGCTGCATTAATTGTTAAGCAACAAGGTTATTTTAATTATTTACATGGTATTATATTAAGTCAGACCAATATTACACAAGCAGAAAAATTTCTACGTAAAGCAGTAAAAATAGGTTTACCTATGGATCATGATTTAGCAATGGCTAAATTGCAGTTAGCTGGTATTGCAATGACAAAAAGACGTAAACGTGAAGCAACTAACTTAATGGCTGAAGCTAAAAAATTAGACAAACATGGTATGTTAAAAGACCAAATGAAGATGATGAAAGATCAGATGAAAAAAATCTAA
- a CDS encoding LysM peptidoglycan-binding domain-containing protein, giving the protein MKHVKFIVFLCILTFTVSCGQQSKYVQYKVKEGETMSGIAQRFNMNTKDLLRLNPDVGSNPAVNSVIVIPNKKIKATTSTKDKTVEVVATGAKDKEATVKEKKEELIDELKKNFVVYEVKKGDTFYSLTRFYNVTQEELTTLNPVLTEGLKVGQIIKIKAIEEGEVVIENNIYEDVIDSKIHLKAALLLPFRADEYRSSTSKDIFQKSKLADMVTDFYLGAQIAVDSLRSQGVNIELNVFDTGSNSTKIKTILSENNLNKNDVVIGPLYSEEAELVANRLNVPVVFPFYSTKQSKFTASKLIKTSPEKKVFRDELVTYIKDNFTTGNLILVGDGEYESNISNAAIKQSLQSHDSITVVHVLKPSKGYIAKNRFLEILKPNQNNWVVLTSDNTILVAGAINSLISLPDNTNVQLFTYNKGDAFDKIANLKLAKVNLTYVSDEYVSEASISTQQFNNQYSRKNNALPSFSATKGFDITYDVLIRLASGDDLKDTFKEGASFRIESKFDYTDKSGGVTENKGLFIVKYNNDLSLTRLK; this is encoded by the coding sequence ATGAAACATGTAAAGTTTATTGTATTTCTATGTATTTTAACGTTTACCGTTTCTTGCGGTCAACAAAGTAAATACGTTCAGTATAAAGTAAAAGAGGGGGAAACAATGAGCGGTATTGCTCAGAGATTTAATATGAACACCAAAGATTTACTGCGATTAAACCCAGATGTGGGAAGCAATCCAGCAGTAAATTCTGTTATTGTAATCCCTAATAAAAAAATAAAAGCAACAACTTCTACCAAAGATAAAACGGTAGAAGTTGTTGCAACCGGTGCTAAAGACAAAGAAGCTACTGTAAAAGAAAAAAAGGAGGAGCTTATAGATGAACTTAAAAAGAACTTTGTTGTTTATGAAGTTAAAAAAGGAGATACTTTTTATAGTTTAACTCGTTTTTATAATGTGACTCAAGAAGAGTTGACAACACTTAACCCTGTTTTAACAGAAGGTTTAAAAGTGGGGCAGATTATTAAAATAAAAGCCATTGAAGAAGGAGAAGTTGTTATCGAAAACAATATCTATGAAGATGTAATTGATTCTAAAATTCATTTAAAAGCGGCCTTATTACTACCTTTTAGAGCTGATGAATATAGATCTTCTACGTCAAAAGATATTTTTCAGAAGAGCAAATTGGCAGATATGGTTACAGACTTTTATTTAGGTGCACAAATTGCCGTAGACTCTTTAAGAAGTCAAGGAGTTAACATTGAGTTAAATGTCTTTGATACAGGAAGTAATAGTACAAAGATTAAAACAATTTTGTCTGAAAATAACCTGAATAAGAATGATGTAGTAATTGGTCCTTTGTATTCGGAAGAGGCAGAATTGGTGGCAAATAGGTTAAATGTACCTGTTGTTTTTCCTTTTTATTCTACCAAGCAATCTAAATTTACTGCTTCAAAATTGATTAAAACATCACCAGAGAAAAAAGTTTTTAGAGACGAATTAGTTACGTACATAAAAGACAATTTTACAACTGGTAATTTAATTTTAGTAGGAGATGGAGAATATGAATCAAATATTTCTAATGCTGCCATAAAACAGTCATTACAATCTCATGATTCTATTACGGTTGTTCATGTTTTAAAACCTTCAAAGGGATATATTGCTAAAAATCGTTTTTTAGAAATCTTAAAACCAAATCAGAATAATTGGGTTGTTTTAACTTCTGATAACACTATTTTAGTTGCAGGTGCTATAAATAGTTTAATTAGTTTACCAGATAATACAAACGTTCAATTATTTACCTACAACAAAGGAGATGCTTTTGATAAAATTGCAAATCTAAAATTAGCAAAAGTTAATTTAACGTATGTAAGTGATGAGTATGTAAGTGAAGCTTCAATTTCAACACAACAATTTAACAATCAGTATTCTCGAAAAAACAATGCGTTGCCTTCATTTTCTGCAACCAAAGGTTTTGATATTACTTACGATGTTTTAATTCGATTGGCTTCTGGAGATGATTTAAAAGACACGTTTAAAGAAGGTGCTTCTTTTAGAATAGAAAGTAAGTTTGATTATACCGACAAGTCTGGTGGTGTCACAGAAAACAAAGGTTTATTTATTGTAAAGTATAATAATGACTTAAGTTTAACTAGATTAAAATAG